Proteins encoded within one genomic window of Lentimicrobiaceae bacterium:
- a CDS encoding permease-like cell division protein FtsX, producing MKQRGKNRLRISYISSVISIATVLYMISITGILILYGNKLSHIIKENITVSIYLKNNASDEDVAKLKNTLTQRVYIKDLKYISKEQAATELSSELGEDFVEFLGYNPLPSSIDINLKSNYANSDSLVKIQSQLMQYSIVDDVVYQKILLDEVNSNLKKISLIILSFSAVLLIISIILISNTIKLSIYSKRFLIRSMQLVGATENFVRKPFLKQGIWQGIIASIIAIAFVLITFWFIDKKLGNIYELVKIAEILFFGIMVFLFGFIISMLATWKSVNKFLRMRVDKLYSN from the coding sequence ATGAAACAAAGGGGAAAGAATAGGTTAAGAATTTCGTACATATCAAGTGTGATAAGTATTGCAACGGTGCTTTATATGATAAGCATCACAGGCATCTTGATTTTGTACGGAAACAAACTTTCTCATATCATAAAAGAAAATATTACAGTTAGCATATATCTGAAAAACAACGCATCCGACGAAGATGTAGCTAAACTGAAAAACACTTTAACCCAAAGAGTTTACATAAAAGATTTAAAATACATCAGCAAGGAACAGGCTGCTACTGAGCTATCGAGTGAACTTGGCGAAGACTTTGTCGAGTTCTTGGGCTACAATCCCTTGCCGTCATCAATTGATATAAATTTAAAATCGAATTATGCCAATAGTGACAGTTTAGTGAAAATTCAATCGCAACTGATGCAGTATTCGATAGTTGACGATGTGGTCTACCAAAAAATATTGTTAGACGAGGTAAATTCAAATCTCAAAAAAATCAGTTTGATTATTTTGTCTTTCAGTGCAGTACTCCTTATAATATCTATAATATTAATCAGCAACACCATAAAATTAAGTATATATTCAAAACGCTTCTTAATTCGCAGCATGCAATTAGTAGGAGCTACCGAAAATTTTGTTCGCAAGCCTTTCTTAAAGCAAGGCATTTGGCAAGGGATTATTGCATCCATTATCGCTATAGCTTTTGTTTTAATAACATTTTGGTTTATCGATAAAAAATTAGGCAATATTTACGAATTAGTTAAAATTGCTGAAATATTATTTTTTGGAATAATGGTCTTTTTGTTCGGATTTATTATTTCAATGTTGGCAACTTGGAAGTCGGTAAACAAGTTCTTGCGAATGAGAGTAGATAAATTGTATTCAAATTAA